The DNA region GTGCATTTGCAGCCGATGTGGTGGCGCGATGATGGCTGGCCGGTGATGGGCTCCGATCCCGAGAGCGATGGAAAAGGCGAGCCGGTGCTCACGCATGCGAAGCCGAATGTCGGCCGCACATGGCCGGTCGCGGTGCCCGCGACGACCGATGAATTCAACGCGCCGAAGGCGGGACTGCAGTGGCAGTGGAACGCGAATCCACGCGAGGGTTGGGCCTCGCTCACGGCCAAGGCCGGTGCGCTGCGGCTGGCGAGCGTGCCTGCTCCGGCGACGCGCAATGACGATTCAGCAGCGAAGAACAGTCTGTACGATGCGCCGAATTTCTACGTGCAGAAGTTTCCCGCGCCTGCGTTTACCGCGACGACCGTGCTCGATTTCGCGCCGGTGGCCGAAGGCGAGATGGCCGGGCTGGCAGTGTTTGGGTTTAATTATGCGGTGCTGGGTTTGCGCAAGCAGGGCGAACAATCGCGGCTGGTGCTCTTGACGAACATCGGCGCGGACGCGGTCGGCGCGCAGCATCGCGAGACGGCCAGTGCTGAGGTGCCAGCGGGGCCGGTTTATCTGCGCGTGACGGTCGGGGCGGATGCGATGGCGCGCTTTGCCTACAGTCTGGATGACGTGACGTTCACGCCGATTGGCGAGGCGTTCAAGGCACGCGAAGATCGCTGGATCGGTGCGAAGTTTGGGCTCATCGCGACGGCACCTAGCGACGCCACGGCGACGGGGCACGCGGACTTCGACTGGTTCCGGGTGACGGCGCCGGTTCGGTAAGTGCGGCGGCGTGAATGCCGCGATAGTTTCTTTTCTGGTTATAGTCAGTGTTACCCCAAAATCCCTATGACGCACTTCTTGAAAAACGTGGCGTTTGCCGGTGGCTGTTTCTTGAGCTCGGTTGCGATGATCGCGGCGGATGTGCCGGCTGCGCGTGAGGCGCTGGATTTTAATCCGGGCTGGCGGCTGCACGTCGGCGATCCGGCGGGGGCGCAGGAGACGCGGTTCGATGATGCGGGATGGAAACCGGTGACGCTGCCGCGCGCGTGGAATGAGGACGAGGCGTTCAAGAAAGACATCAAGGATCTTTCCACGGGAATCGCATGGTATCGGAAGACGTTTGTGCTGCCGGCGGGGAGCGGAGGGCGGAAGGTGTTTCTCGAGTTTGAAGGTGTACGCCAGGCCGCCGAGGTGTGGATCAACGGCAAGCTGGTCGGCGGGCACGAGAATGGGATCAACGCCTTCGGGCTCGATGTGACCGAGCAGGTGCGGCCGGCGCCGGAGGCTAATGTGATCGCGGTGCGGACGGACAACGCGTGGGACTATCGTGAGCGGTTGTCGGGGGCGCGGTACCAGTGGTCGGATAAAAATTTCAACGCGAACTACGGAGGCATTCCGAAGAATGTGCGGCTGCATGTGACGGACCGCGTCTATCAGACGCTGCCGCTGTATTCGCATCTCGGATCGACGGGCGTCTATGTGTACGCGACTGACTTCGATGTGGCGGCGCGGGTGGCGACGATTCATGCAGAGTCGGAGATCCGCAACGAGGCGACGGCGGCTAGGACGTTTGTCTATCGCGTGAAGGTGGCTGATCGCGACGGGCGCACGGTGGCGGAGTTCGATGGCGGACGTTATACGATTGCGCCTCGCGAGAGCGTGACGGCGCGGGCGTCGGCGCGGGTGAAGGAGCTGAATTTTTGGAGCTGGGGATACGGTTATCTTTATACGGTGACGACGTCGCTGGAGAGCGAGGGGCAGGTGTTTGATTCGGTCGTGACGCGTACAGGTTTTCGCAAAACGGAGTTCGGGCAGGGCGTAGTGAAACTGAATGATCGTGTGATTCAGCTGAAGGGCTACGCGCAGCGGACGTCGAATGAGTGGCCGGCGCTGGGGATGTCGGTGCCACCGTGGTTAAGCGATTACAGCAACGGGCTGATGGTTGAGAGCGGGGCGAATCTGGTGCGCTGGATGCACATCGCGCCGTGGAAGCAGGACGTGGAGTCGTGCGATCGCGTGGGGCTCATGCAGATGTTGCCCGCCGGAGACTCGGAGCGCGACGCGCAGGGACGGCAGTGGGTGCAACGCCAGGAGGTGATGCGCGATGCGATCATCTACAACCGGAACAACCCCAGCGTACTGGTTTATGAGTCGGGCAACAACGGCATCAGCGAGGCACACATGGCGGACATGAAGGCGATCCGTGATCGTTTCGATCCGCACGGTGGGCGGGCGATCGGCAGTCGCGACATGCTCGACAGCCACGTCACGGAGTATGGCGGCGAGATGCTATACGTGAACAAGAGCGCGCGGCAGCCGATGTGGCAGACGGAATATTCGCGGGATGAAGGATTGCGAAAATATTGGGACGAGTTTTCGCCGCCGTATCACAAGGATGGCGAGGGGCCGCCGTATCGCGACGCGCCTGCGCCGACTTACAACCGGAATCAGGATACGCATGCGATCGAGAACGTCGTCCGGTGGTACGACTTTTGGCGCGAGCGGCCGGGCACGGGCACGCGGGTGAACTCGGGCGGCGTGAACATCATCTTCTCCGACACGAACACGCATTATCGCGGAGCGGAAAACTATCGCCGTAGCGGGGAAGTGGATGCCATGCGCATCGCGAAAGACGGGTTCTTCGCGCATCAAGTGATGTGGGACGGCTGGGTGGATGTGGAGACACCGCGCGCGCATATCCTCGGGCATTGGAACTATGCGGCGGGCGTGACGAAGCCGGTGACGGTGGTTTCGAGCGCGGAGTCGGTGGAGCTGTTTCTCAATGGGAAATCGCTCGGGCGTGGCGCGCAGAGCACGCGGTTTCTGTTCACGTTTCCGTCTGTCGCGTGGCAGCCAGGGACGCTCAGTGCGGTTGGCTACGATGCGAAGGGCGCGAAGATTTGTGAGGCGTCGCATGTGACGGCGGGAGAGCCGAGGGCACTCAAGCTTACGATTCAAAACGGGCCTGACGGATTGCGCGCCGACGCGGCGGATGTGGCGCTGGTGCAAGTCGAGGTGGTGGATGCGCAAGGGCGGCGGTGCCCGACGGCGCTGAACCTGGTGGACTTTGAGTTGAGCGGTCCGGCGGAATGGCGCGGCGGTATCGCACAGGGGCCGGATAACTTCATTTTGTCGCGATCGCTGCCGGTGGAGTGCGGGGTGAACCGCGTGTTGGTGCGCTCGACGTTGCAGGCGGGAAAAATTGTTCTGACTGCAAACGCGCAGGGGCTCGCATCGGCGAAGATCGAACTGGATTCACAGGCAGTGGAGACGACCGATGGCTGGTCGCGCAACCCGAGTGCGGCGGCGCTGGCCGGACGTCTGGGTCGCGGGCCGACGCCGGGGACAACTTCGTTCAAAGTGACGCGGAAAGCGGTCGCGGTTGCCAAGGCTTCGGCACTGGATGGTGGCGATCCGGCGCTGGCGTTCGATGACAACGAGGAGACGGCGTGGTCGGGGAAGAAGGCGGTGACGTTTGAGTTGTCGCGCGTGGCGCTGCTGAGCGAGATCACGCTGAAGACGGCGGGGTTTCGCGCGCGCAGTTATCCGATCCGGATCACGGTGGATGGTGTGGAAGTTTTTCGTGGCGTGACCGCGAGGAGCCTCGGGTATGTGACGCTGCCGCTGAAGCCGGTGGACGGGCGTGTCGTGCGCATCGAGCCCCTCGCTGGCAGCGAGGCGCGCGATGCGTTTGGCGGGATCACCGAGCTCGTGGATCAGAAGAACGCGACCACCGGCGAGCAGAACGTCGGCGCGGGAGCGCTGGGGATCATCGAGATCGAGTTCTACGAGCCGGCGGAGTTGTGAGCGCGGGCGTCAGACGACGCGGTTTTCTTTCATGACCTGCGAGTACCAGTGCGCGCTGAGTTTCGGCGTGCGCTTCTGCGTGGCGTAATCGACGTAGACGATGCCGAAGCGTTTGCGGTAGCCCTCGGACCACTCGTAGTTGTCCATGAAGGACCAGAGGAAATAACCCTTGAGCGGAACGCCCTCGGCGGTGGCGCGCTGGGCGGCGAGGAGGAAATTGCGCAGGTATTCGCGGCGGTGAAGGTCGAGGATTTCACCGTCGGCGTTGGGGGTGTCTTCGTAGCCCGCGCCGTTTTCGGTGATGTAGATGGATTTCACGCCGTAGAGCTCCTGGACATGGCGGGGCGTCCAGTAGTTGGACTGCGGTGTGTGGCGCAGCCAGGGGAGATCGGCTTGCGGAAAATTTCCGGTGAAGGGGAGGACGCGCCAGCGTTTGCGCTGCGCCTGCACATAGGAGCCGGCGTAGATGTTGAGGCCGAGGAAATCGGTAGGCTGCGAGATAAGCGCGAGATCGCCCTTCTGAACTTTCGGACGGTTGGCACCGGCGGCGCGGAGATAGCCGGCGGGGTAGTGGCCTTTGAAGACGGGATCGAGCAGGTGCCAGTTGCCTTCGTGGAAACACTTCCGGGCGGCGTCTATGTCGGCCGGGGTTTCGGTGAGCGGGAGATAGGACGGCGGGTTGTGGGTGAGGCCGACGGTGGCACCGCGGCCTCCGTGTTCGCGGACGGCGCGGACGGCGTGGCCGTGGGCGAGGAGGGCGTGGTGGTAGGCCTGGTTGACGACAGCGTCGGAGTCTTTGGTGCCCGGAGCGTGGATACCGTCTTTGAGAGAGAGGCCGATGAAGCAGGGGATCTCGTTAAGCGTGATCCAGCGTTTCACGCGGTCGCCGAGGGTTTTCACGACGGTGGTGGCGTAGGGAGCGAAGGCGTCGGGAGTGATGCGCGCGCGCCAGCCGCCGCGATCTTCGAGGGCTTGCGGGAGATCCCAGTGATAGAACGTGACCCAGGGCGTGATGCCGTGGGCGAGCAGGCGGTCGATGAGGCGGTCGTAGAAGGCGACGCCGGCGGGATTGAGCGAGCCGTCGCCCTGCGGGTAGAGGCGGCACCAGTTGATGGAGAGGCGGTAGTTTTTCGCACCGAGTTTTTTCATCAGGCGGAAGTCTTCGTCGAATCGGTGGTAGTGATCGCAGGCGATGGCGGGCGTGTCGCCGTTGAAAACTTTTCCGGGAGTGGCGGCGAAGCGGTCCCAGACGGACTCGCCTTTGCCGTCGGCGTTGGCGGCGCCTTCGATCTGGGTGGCGGCGGCGGCGACGCCCCAGGTGAAGTTTTTGGGGAAGGAGAGCGTGTTGATGTACTTGGGCATGGGATTGAGGCTAAGGATCGTTTGCGAAGGTGATTATGGGGCGAAAAAATTAAGCGGACTTGGCGAGCGCTGCGCATCTGTGAGACGTCTTGTTGAGAAAAATTCAACGCGCGGATGATTTTTTGCTACGAGTATTTGAAACTCAGTGTTTATGGGTAACGTCCTGAATACCTGAAATGACGAGCCACGAAATACGACAAACCCGGACAGCGCTCAAGATCACGCAGTCTGAACTCGCACGCCGGACCAATCTGAGTGCTTCGGACATCTCGCGCATCGAATGCGGGCACCGTGATGCCGATGAAAATGAGCTCGCAGCCATCCGGGCGGCGCTTGGAAGCGGCACTGAATCCGTGGGGAAAGGTTTGATGAAAAGCAAAGTGGTGGAGCCCGTCCGGACTCCTGAAGTTCCGGTGGTCATCGTACCTGCGGAGATCAAGCCTGCGTTGACGGGGACGGATCTTGCCGATCCTACCAGCTTCGGCGTGCTGCCTGACCTGTCGCTTTTGGAATCTGCTCGTGCAGGTGCTGCTGATTTTCGCGCCCGATGCGCAGCTGAAATCGTGAAGGCCCAGACGATACTGCATACGCCGCGCGTGCCGGCGGCGGTATGGCGAGCGTGGCGGCAGTTTGAGAAAGAAGCGTCTGAGATGCTTCGCGCGGGGGCGGTCGTAGTGGAGAACCAAGCACCTGTGGTCCAGACGCCACCGCCAGTCTTGCAGGCGGAGTCGGTTGTGATGGCGGAAGCCAAAGCGGAGTCTAAGAGCTTTGGCTCTCTGTTTGTGGAAGCGGCCCGTAAGCTTTTGCCTGCGGAGACGGTTGAGCGCCTGAACAAGGAGGCGGAGGCGGCACTGGCGGCTGATTCGTCGATGGGTTTTATGAAGCACTTCCGGCGGGTGGCGGAATCCACTTTGAGTGGGGAACTGCTCCAGCAGATTGCCGACGAGGCAGGCCGGTTGTTGAATTCGACGGATCGCTTGCGCAGTCGTCGTGGGCGCAAGCAGGCGGCTTAGCCGTGGATGGCGGAATGTTTGCCGGCGGCAGGGGCTTAGCGCTGTCGCCACCGATCTTTTTCGGGGCCGGTCAGATCTTCACGGTTACGGCGCTGACGAAGCAGCGCCCTCCATCGCAAGCGGACAACTCTCAAACAGCCCCTGGCACCACTTGGCTGAGGGCGGCTGATGGAGGGGCTTAGATTTTTCCGGGAAGGCTTGCCGTTTTGGCGGCTTTCTTCGATTCATGCCGAGCGCGCAGGAATTCAAAAACGATGGGAAGCACCGAGAGCAGGATGATCGCGAGGATCACGATCTTGAAGTTTTTCTGAATAAAGGGGTGAGTGCCGAAGAGGTAACCCGCGTAGGTGAAGAAATAAATCCAGATGAAGCCGCCGATGATGTTGTAGGCGATGAAGCGGCTGTAGGTCATGTGGCCGATGCCGGCGACGAAAGGGACGAATGTACGCACGATCGGGACGAAGCGCGCGAGGATGATGGCACGGCCGCCGTATTTTTCGAAGAAGGCGTGGGCGCGTTCGAGGTGTTTTTTGCGCAGGAAGAAGGAGTCTTCACGGGCGAAGACGCGCGGGCCGATCTTGGAGCCGATCCAGTAGTTGAGCGTGTCTCCGATCACGGCTGCGACGAACAGCAGGAGAGCCATCAGGTGGACGTTGAGTCCGGTGTCGGGCATCGCGCAAAACGCGCCGGCGGCAAACAGGAGCGAGTCGCCTGGCAGGAAAGGCGTCACGACGAGGCCGGTTTCGGCGAAGATGATCGCGAAGAGCACGGCATAGGTCCACAGCCCATAATCCTGGATGATCTCAGCCAGGTGGGCGTCGATGTGGAGGATGAAGTCGATGAGCTTTTTGATGAGATCAATCATGGAAGAACCGGGCCGGGCAGGAGATTTTGGACGCAAAAAAGGCAGGCGTGTGAGACACAGCCTGCCTTTGATTGAAAGGGCGTGAGACGGATTAGACGTCGGGCTTGGTTTTGCGGAGACCCTGGACGCGGTCGCCGGCTTTCCACTGGCCACGCTTTTTGAGGATGTCGACGCGCTCAAAGCGCTTCAGAACGTTACGTTTAACGACGAGGCCGTTGGCTCCTTGGAGACTTTTATGTTGGGACATGGCGGAATAAAGTAGGTGGTTCGATTCTGTGAAAGGGTCAGTTGTAAGTGTTCGCCTTTACCCATGACAAGTATTTTTCCGAAACGTTTTCGGTGCGAACGGTGATCCATTCGGGCGTTTTGTATGGGTGATGGGTGAGCAGCCACTTTTCGATGTCGGACTCACGTGTGGCGATGAACTTAATGGAAATGCGGAATTCCTCTGATCGTTCGGTACGGCCCTCCCATGAGTAGAAAGATGTGATCGGTCCTTCGATTTGGACGCAGGCGGCGAGACGCGATTCGATGAGTCCAGCGGCCAGAGTTTCGGCTTGCGGCATTGTGGCGACGGTTGTCCAACCGATCATTAGCATGGGCTCAAAATTGGTGGCGGCTAGAGGTGCGCAAGCAGGGAAAAATGCCCTTGACGGTGCTAATTTTTAAGCCTGCGCTACGCGGTTTCATCGCAGCCATTCACCCAGTTATTCATGAGAGACGACTATCTTAAGGAAGCCCAGAAGGTCATCAATGACCCCAACGTTTTGATCAACGTGGTGTCGCGTCGCGTGAAACAGCTCAAGCGTGGCAGCCGTCCGCTCGTGGAGTCGCTCGAAAAGCTTTCTTCCGAAGACGTTGCATTGCGCGAAGTGATCGAAGGCAAAATCAGCTTCGAACTCGCGGTTGGCGCCACTAACAACTAAGTGTTGCGCGTAATCGCGCTGAGGCCGACTGGCGGCTGAGCCCTAAGCCCGGCGCTGATTGAGCCTCTATGTCCGCCCAGAAAAAAGATCCGAATCGCTACACGGAGATCCGCAATGCCAAGGCGCTGCGGGATTACTCCGTGGACGAAAAATTTGAGGCGGGTCTCGCGCTGAAGGGGACTGAAGTGAAATCGATTCGTGCGGGACGGGCCCAGATCAGCGACTCGTTTGGGCGATTCGATAAGGGCGAGCTGTGGATGATGAATGCGCACATCGAGGAGTATGCGTATGGAAATATTGCGAATCATATCACGCGGCGTACGCGAAAGTTGCTTCTGCACAAACATCAGATCCGCAAGATCGCGCAGGCGATGCAGGTGAGCGGGAAGGCGCTGATTCCGCTGCGCATGTATTTCAAAGAGGCGCTGGTGAAGGTGGAAGTCGCGCTCTGCACCGGAAAAAAGAATTACGACAAACGCGACGATCTGAAGAAGAAGGCCGAGATGGACGAAGTGAAAAAGCAGATGAAGACCCACCGGCTATGAGTCAGCTGTCTCTGCCTGACTCAGTCACGTTGCGCGTTCCTGGAAGCACGTCTAACTGCGGGGCCGGTTTCGATACGCTCGGGCTGGCGTTGCAGATCTATAATCGGGTCACGCTGAAGCGGGCTGGTTCTGGGTCGGAGATCACGGCGAGTCGCGAGGAAGATGCTCGCGGGCAGAAGATGGTGGAGACGACGGCGAAGGCGTTTTTTGCGGCAGCGGAGGTCGAGCGTTTTGGGTTTTCGTTTGAGGTGAACGGAGAGGTGCCGCCTGCGCGTGGACTTGGCTCCAGCATGACGGTGATTGGCGGGGTGCTGGCGGGTTTGAATGAGTTGTCGGGCGCGAGATTGTCGCGGCATCAGTTGGTGGAGATCGCGAATGAACTCGAAGGGCATCCGGATAATGCGTCGGCGGCGATCCTCGGTGGATTTTGTGTGGCGAGGTGTGATCCGAAGACGAACCGGTATCTGGGTGTCGTGCGCGTGCCGATTTCGGACGAGTTGGTTTTCGTCGTGGCGTCGCCGAGCGTGGAAATGCTGACGAAGGAGTCGCGCGGCGTGCTGCCGGAGAGGCTTTCATACTTCGATGCGGTGAAGAGCATCAACAGCGCGGCGTTTTTTGCGGCGGCGCTAGCGACGAAGGATTACGCGCAGCTACGATACGCTGTCTGTGATTTCATGCATGAACCTTACCGGTTGCCGCGTATTCCGAATGGGCGCATGGCGATCGATGCGGGCATCGTGGCGGGGGCGCTCACGGGCTGGTTGAGCGGTAGCGGATCGAGCGTACTGTGTCTGGCGATGCGCGGGAGCGAGGCGGCGGTGGGGCAGGCGATGAGGTCGGCGTTTGCCGAGGTGAAGATCGCGTGCGAGGTACGGACGCTCATCGCGGACAATGACGGACTGAAGGTTGAGTGAGCCTGCGCTCATGCTGCACATCGTCCTTTTTCAGCCGGAGATTCCGCAGAACACGGGAAACATCGGGCGCATGTGTGCGCTGACGAAGTCACGGCTGCATTTGATTCATCCACTCGGCTACACGATCACAGACCGGCATTTGAAACGGGCGGGGATGGATTACTGGCATTCGCTCGATGTGCATCATCACGAGGACTGGAAATCGTTTCGGGCGAGCGCGGCGGGGCCGAAGCGGCTGTGGTTGTTCACGACGAAGACGACGCAGTCGTTTTGGAGTGTGAAGTACGAGAGCGGCGACGGGCTGGTGTTTGGCAACGAAGGGCACGGTGCGCCGGAGTGGCTGCATCAGGAGTTTGGTGACGCGATGCGGGTGACGATTCCTCATGCCGATCCGACGTTGCGGTCGCTCAACTTGAGCACGGCGGCGGGTATCGCGTGTTATGAGGCGGTGCGGCAGGTGGGGTTTGGGGCGCCGTGAGTGTGCGTAGTTGGGGGCGGCACTTGCTAAGTTCCGGTCCGTTGGACCGCTCGCGGCTACTTGGCAACGGTACGCAGGTAGAGTTCTTCGACTTTGGTGCGGGCCCAGGGGGTGCGGCGGAGGAATTGGAGACTGGATTTCACGCTGGGATCGAAGTTGAAGCAGCGGATGTCGATGCGGCGGCCGAGTTCGGCCCAGCCGTGTTTTTCGACGAGCTGGGTGAGGATCATTTCCAGGGTGATCCCGTGGAGGGGGTCTTTGGGTTTTTGCGTAGGCTGATCCATGAGCTGAGAGGAGACGTGGTTAGATTTCGCCGAGGCGGATGCAGGCGACTTCGCGGGCGCCGTTGTCAGCGGGGAGAAGCGGAGGGACGGCGGCTTTGCATTTTTCCACGGCGAAGGGGCAGCGTGGGTGGAAGGCGCAGCCGGCGGGAGGATTGATTGGCGACGGTGGATCGCCGGCGAGGACGAGGCGTTTGCGGGAGCGTTCGACGTCGGGGTTGGGCGTGGGGATCGCGCTGACGAGGGCGCGGGTGTAGGGATGGGCGGGGCGTTCGATGACGTCGGCGGCGCGGCCGAGTTCGACGATTTTGCCGAGGTACATGACGGCGACGCGGTCGGAGATGTGTTTCACGACGGAGAGGTCGTGCGCGATGAAGATGAGGCTGAGGTTCATCTTCTTCACGAGGCCGGCGAGGAGGTTCAGGATTTGGGCCTGGATGGAGACGTCGAGGGCGGAGACAGGTTCGTCGGCGATGATGACTTTGGGATTGAGCGCGAGGGCGCGGGCGATGGCGATGCGCTGGCGCTGGCCGCCGGAGAATTCATGCGGGTATTTCTGCATGAAGCGCGGGGCGAGGCCGACGTGGGTCATGATTTCGGCGACACGGGCGGGGACGTCGGCGGGCGGGCAGACTTTGTGTACGAGTAGCGGCTCGGCGATGGTGGCGAAGACCGTCATGCGCGGGTTGAGCGACGCGTAGGGGTCTTGGAAAACCATCTGGAGGTCGCGGCGTGCGGCGAGGAGGGAGTCGTCGGTGCCGGTGGTGAGATTTTTTCCTTCGAGGATGACGGTGCCGCCGGTGGTCGGGACGAGTTGGAGAATCGTGCGGGCTAGGGTGGATTTGCCGCAGCCGGATTCGCCGACGAGGCCGAGGACTTCGCCGCGCTGGATCGCGAGCGAGACGCCGTCGACGGCTTTGACGGTGCCGATCTGACGTTTGAGGAAACCCTGGTGAATCGGGAAGTGGGTTTTGACGTCGTGGAGTTCGAGAATAGGCGCGGACATGGGCGGATTTTTAACCACAGATTTCACGGATGGGACCGGATGAATCGGAGCCCGGCACGGGTCTCTCGAAGACTGGCGTTTTGAAATTCATTAGGTGGGCGTTATTGGATTTCGCCGGCTTGGACGCGGAGGCAGGCGTGGCGGTGGCCGGGTTTTTCTTCGGCGAGTTCGGGTGTTTCGACGCGGCAACGGTCGGCGGCGAATTCGCAGCGTGGGGCGAAGGCGCAGCCGGGGGGGAGCTTGGAGACGTCGGGCGGGAGGCCTTGGATGGTGTAGAGCTCGGAGCCTTTGGGCTGGAGGCCGGGGATGGATCGCTGGAGGCCTCGGGTGTAGGGATGTTTCGGATCGTAGAAGAGTGTGCGGACGTCGGCGGTTTCGACGATGCGGCCGGCGTACATGACCATGACGCGGTCGCAGAGGCCGGAGACGACTCCTAGGTCGTGCGTGATGAAGATCACGGCCATGCCGAGCTCGCGCTGCATTTTTTTGATGAGCTCGAGGATCTGCGCCTGGACGGTGACGTCGAGGGCGGTGGTGGGTTCGTCGGCGATGAGGAGCTCGGGTTTCGTGATCAGCGCCATGGCGATCATGACGCGCTGTCTCATGCCGCCTGAGAACTCGTGCGGGTAATAGTGGATACGCTTGGCGGCGTCGTTGATGCCTACGGCTTGAAGCATTTCGAGTCCGCGGGCGAGGGCGTCGGCGCGGGAGATTTTTTCGTGGATGAGGAGCGGTTCGATGAGTTGCTCGGAGATCCGCATGTACGGATTGAGCGAGGTCATTGGATCCTGGAAAATCATGGCGACGCGTTTGCCGCGGATGGCGCGGGCCTGGGCGGGCGTGCAGTGGAGGAGGTCCACGCCGTCGAACATCGCGCGGCCGCTGGCGATGCGGCCGGGAGGCTGGGGGATGAGGCCCATCAGCGAGTAGCAGGTGACGGATTTGCCGGAGCCGGATTCGCCGACAAGGCCGAGGGTTTCACCGCGTTCGAGATCGAAGCTGACGCCGTCGACGGCGCGGTACACGCCGCTGCGGGTGTGGAAGTGAGTGCGGAGGTCTTGGACGGAGAGGAGCGGCACGGGGAGACGGAAGGAAGAAGGTGAGAACGTGAGAGGGTTAGACGGTGGGAAGGAATCGGAGTGTCGGTCTAGTTCTCGGGTGAAATGGCGGGAGCGGCGGCGGGTGTGCGGAGGGAGTCTTGGAGAGTGGAGAAAACGATTTCGGGTGAAAGGTCGTTTAGAGAACCGCCGCCGGTGGGCGGGCAGCCGGGTGGTTGAAGGAGGATGTGCGGACCCGAGAAAACGGGGCCGGTGCGGACAGGATTGGTTGGGCCGAAGAGGGCGATGAGGGGCACGCCGAGGAGATTAGCGAGATGCATGCCGCCGGTGTCGTTGGTGACGAGGGCGGTGCAGCTGCGGAGTTTTTCCATGTAGGCGGGGAGATCGGTGCGGCCGGCGAGATTCTGGACCTGCGATTCGGAGTGGCCGGAGGCGATGGCGTCGGTGATCGCGCGGTCGTTGGTGGTGCCGAGCAGGAGAATGGTGGCGGTGGGGTGAGCGCGTAGTATGGAGTCGGTGAGCGTGCGCCAGTGAGCGACGGGCCAGCGTTTCTCGGGAGTGTTTTCGGAGCCGGCGATGAAACCGATGATCGGAGCGTTGCTGGCGGACTTGATAGAGGAGCTGGTGAAGAGAGGTGTCCGGTCGGCGGGGAGTTCGAGGCCGAAGTGGCGGAAGAGATTTTCCCAGAGTTCGAGCTGGTGGTGATTTTTTTCGTCGAAGTCGGCGGGGACTTCGTAGCGGTGGGTGAGGAGGGGGCGGCGGCGTCCATGTTTGACG from Nibricoccus aquaticus includes:
- the thrB gene encoding homoserine kinase; the encoded protein is MSQLSLPDSVTLRVPGSTSNCGAGFDTLGLALQIYNRVTLKRAGSGSEITASREEDARGQKMVETTAKAFFAAAEVERFGFSFEVNGEVPPARGLGSSMTVIGGVLAGLNELSGARLSRHQLVEIANELEGHPDNASAAILGGFCVARCDPKTNRYLGVVRVPISDELVFVVASPSVEMLTKESRGVLPERLSYFDAVKSINSAAFFAAALATKDYAQLRYAVCDFMHEPYRLPRIPNGRMAIDAGIVAGALTGWLSGSGSSVLCLAMRGSEAAVGQAMRSAFAEVKIACEVRTLIADNDGLKVE
- a CDS encoding tRNA (cytidine(34)-2'-O)-methyltransferase, with protein sequence MLHIVLFQPEIPQNTGNIGRMCALTKSRLHLIHPLGYTITDRHLKRAGMDYWHSLDVHHHEDWKSFRASAAGPKRLWLFTTKTTQSFWSVKYESGDGLVFGNEGHGAPEWLHQEFGDAMRVTIPHADPTLRSLNLSTAAGIACYEAVRQVGFGAP
- a CDS encoding VF530 family DNA-binding protein translates to MDQPTQKPKDPLHGITLEMILTQLVEKHGWAELGRRIDIRCFNFDPSVKSSLQFLRRTPWARTKVEELYLRTVAK
- a CDS encoding ABC transporter ATP-binding protein: MSAPILELHDVKTHFPIHQGFLKRQIGTVKAVDGVSLAIQRGEVLGLVGESGCGKSTLARTILQLVPTTGGTVILEGKNLTTGTDDSLLAARRDLQMVFQDPYASLNPRMTVFATIAEPLLVHKVCPPADVPARVAEIMTHVGLAPRFMQKYPHEFSGGQRQRIAIARALALNPKVIIADEPVSALDVSIQAQILNLLAGLVKKMNLSLIFIAHDLSVVKHISDRVAVMYLGKIVELGRAADVIERPAHPYTRALVSAIPTPNPDVERSRKRLVLAGDPPSPINPPAGCAFHPRCPFAVEKCKAAVPPLLPADNGAREVACIRLGEI
- a CDS encoding ABC transporter ATP-binding protein, coding for MPLLSVQDLRTHFHTRSGVYRAVDGVSFDLERGETLGLVGESGSGKSVTCYSLMGLIPQPPGRIASGRAMFDGVDLLHCTPAQARAIRGKRVAMIFQDPMTSLNPYMRISEQLIEPLLIHEKISRADALARGLEMLQAVGINDAAKRIHYYPHEFSGGMRQRVMIAMALITKPELLIADEPTTALDVTVQAQILELIKKMQRELGMAVIFITHDLGVVSGLCDRVMVMYAGRIVETADVRTLFYDPKHPYTRGLQRSIPGLQPKGSELYTIQGLPPDVSKLPPGCAFAPRCEFAADRCRVETPELAEEKPGHRHACLRVQAGEIQ